A single window of Bacteroidia bacterium DNA harbors:
- a CDS encoding metallophosphatase: MSRRTFLKQIFVSGAALSIGGPGLVTGWAKSKPIRITILHTNDVHSRIEPFPMDGSKVQGLGGFARRATLIKQIRATNPNVLLLDAGDIVQGTPYFNFYGGEVEIKLMNKLGYDACTIGNHDFDGGIEGLAKMIKLANFPFVCANYDFRNNIIQGKVSPYKVFVKQGVRIGVFGIGIQLDGLVADKMHANTIYLNPVEKANQTAKILREKEKCSLVICLSHLGHYPRVDAETCDPYLAKNTSGIDLIIGAHTHTFMDKPAVYKNAKDEEVLVFQVGWAGINLGRVDFEMDSLGRKQSYTAMSIPINDSIPQSII, encoded by the coding sequence ATATCCAGAAGAACATTTTTGAAGCAAATTTTTGTGTCAGGTGCAGCTTTGAGTATAGGAGGACCTGGGTTAGTAACAGGATGGGCAAAATCGAAGCCTATAAGAATTACCATATTACATACAAATGACGTTCATTCTCGGATTGAACCTTTTCCCATGGATGGGTCAAAAGTACAAGGTTTAGGTGGTTTTGCACGCAGAGCTACTCTAATTAAACAAATTCGCGCAACGAATCCAAATGTTTTACTTTTAGATGCAGGAGATATTGTGCAGGGAACACCTTATTTTAATTTCTATGGCGGAGAAGTAGAAATAAAATTGATGAATAAATTAGGTTACGATGCTTGCACTATAGGTAATCACGACTTTGACGGCGGGATAGAAGGTTTAGCAAAAATGATAAAATTAGCTAACTTTCCATTTGTATGTGCAAATTATGATTTTAGAAACAATATTATCCAAGGTAAGGTAAGTCCTTACAAAGTGTTTGTAAAACAAGGCGTTAGAATAGGAGTGTTTGGCATAGGCATTCAGTTAGATGGCTTAGTGGCTGACAAAATGCATGCTAACACTATTTATCTTAACCCTGTTGAAAAGGCTAACCAAACAGCTAAAATTCTTCGTGAAAAAGAAAAATGTAGCTTAGTAATTTGTTTATCTCATTTAGGGCATTATCCTCGTGTAGATGCTGAAACTTGCGATCCTTACCTTGCTAAAAATACAAGCGGTATAGATTTGATTATTGGAGCACATACTCACACCTTTATGGATAAGCCTGCTGTGTATAAAAATGCTAAGGATGAAGAAGTCTTAGTCTTTCAAGTAGGTTGGGCAGGCATCAATCTTGGGCGGGTAGATTTTGAAATGGATAGCTTAGGTAGAAAGCAATCTTACACTGCTATGTCTATCCCTATCAATGATAGTATTCCTCAAAGTATAATTTAG
- a CDS encoding pyridoxal-phosphate dependent enzyme yields the protein MIPCQQVFLPDDLFPSIYNLFVLREDLYHVFVSGNKWRKLKYYIKDIQSQGYKAVLTFGGAYSNHLLAVACAGAMYGFKTIGIVRGEPVQNFILFLCKQFGMELHFVSRSMYKDKKECFNNLAQSKADYYFLDEGGAGELGVKGCMEIWENIPTYIDHVFCACGTGTTLAGILAGKSSSYLHTHVHGVAVLKAFDSIKKTVLQYGQNFYLHTEYTLGGYAKTTTNYLYQLSLFSRYTGILLDPIYTGKVWWAIQDLAQRRSFAPGSNILIVHTGGLTGMLGLWEKYPQ from the coding sequence ATGATACCTTGTCAGCAAGTATTTTTACCTGACGATTTATTCCCTTCTATCTACAATTTATTTGTTTTACGGGAGGATCTATATCATGTGTTTGTGTCTGGGAACAAATGGAGAAAACTTAAATACTATATCAAAGACATCCAAAGCCAAGGTTATAAGGCTGTGCTTACATTTGGAGGAGCTTACTCTAATCATCTATTAGCGGTAGCTTGTGCAGGAGCTATGTACGGTTTCAAAACAATCGGAATAGTACGTGGCGAACCTGTTCAAAATTTTATCTTATTCTTATGTAAACAGTTTGGAATGGAATTACATTTTGTATCTCGCTCTATGTATAAGGATAAAAAAGAATGTTTTAACAACTTAGCTCAATCTAAAGCAGATTACTACTTTTTAGATGAAGGGGGCGCAGGAGAATTAGGCGTTAAAGGATGTATGGAAATTTGGGAAAATATCCCTACTTATATTGACCACGTATTTTGTGCTTGTGGCACAGGGACTACTTTGGCGGGTATATTAGCAGGTAAGTCAAGTTCATATTTGCATACCCATGTACATGGTGTAGCTGTTTTGAAGGCTTTTGACTCTATTAAAAAAACTGTACTTCAATACGGTCAGAATTTTTATCTGCATACAGAATACACTTTAGGAGGATATGCAAAAACTACAACAAATTATTTGTATCAGCTAAGCTTATTTTCTCGTTATACGGGTATTTTATTAGATCCTATCTACACAGGTAAAGTTTGGTGGGCTATACAAGATTTAGCCCAAAGGAGGAGTTTCGCACCCGGTTCGAATATTTTAATAGTTCATACAGGCGGTTTAACAGGAATGTTAGGCTTATGGGAAAAATATCCTCAGTAG
- a CDS encoding T9SS type A sorting domain-containing protein, whose product MCSRLLTILLLCINLSLYAQFEYSSQPGKVIVPYSATNFVDEWEVSIKHIPFEANPEQKITQQIKRQLEQAHLPVLPNNISKSQKTQLVSPPVVSTNFGAYPSNGIPNDNNIAISDSGIIVAAQNTALRIFNESGTYFGVQTLNSIGGYSSFSTSYDPKILYDPVANRFILVFLTGYTWQNTKINVCFSKTSNPTNGWWVYKLDGNPLNDSTWSDYPSIAMSDSELFVCVNTFYNGSVNNSGFKQSTIWQINKIKGYTGAPFGTNDTKYYYNIKYMGTPLFNITPIKGGISTYGDSIYFLSNKAHTANNDSLMFLLKINTTIPNSPVLSMQLCTDVLPYTLPPNAPQKNDTIKLNTNDCRVLDGFYHNQEIHFVMNARQMPANRSAVLYGRIKNLNTTRNIEEIFIPDTLHNAYPSICFAGLTPTEKSVFIAFNHSGDSVFAGCSAVFVDDAMQSSYPVRIKMGTSRMRQLGSQPERWGDYTGIQRKYNQIGVAWAACSRAIINGSVGRPEAWVAKLSHPLLSSMSDNCFPSITQTTLDLSIFPNPVHSQMTVSWEHPYTEMAYIHIFDVQGKKVATLYQDYIKAGRNVLYFNTTALPNGVYILTVQTNSRTYSSKLVVQP is encoded by the coding sequence ATGTGTTCAAGACTATTAACAATCTTGCTCTTGTGTATCAACCTAAGCCTTTATGCCCAATTTGAATATAGCAGCCAGCCAGGCAAAGTAATAGTTCCTTATAGCGCTACAAACTTTGTGGATGAGTGGGAAGTAAGTATTAAGCATATTCCTTTTGAAGCTAATCCTGAACAAAAAATAACTCAACAAATTAAGCGGCAACTAGAACAAGCTCATTTACCTGTGCTGCCCAACAATATCTCAAAAAGCCAAAAAACACAGTTAGTCAGTCCGCCTGTGGTTTCTACTAACTTTGGTGCGTACCCCTCTAATGGTATCCCTAACGATAACAACATTGCTATATCTGATAGCGGAATCATTGTAGCTGCGCAGAACACTGCATTGCGTATTTTTAATGAATCAGGAACTTACTTCGGTGTACAAACTCTTAACAGCATAGGCGGTTATAGCTCTTTTAGTACTTCTTATGATCCTAAAATCTTATATGACCCCGTAGCTAATCGCTTCATTCTTGTGTTTTTAACAGGATATACTTGGCAAAATACTAAAATCAATGTATGTTTTTCTAAAACGAGCAATCCTACGAATGGCTGGTGGGTCTATAAATTAGATGGCAACCCTTTAAATGATAGTACTTGGTCGGATTATCCTAGCATTGCTATGTCTGATTCTGAACTCTTTGTGTGTGTCAATACTTTTTACAATGGTTCAGTGAACAACTCTGGTTTTAAGCAATCCACAATATGGCAGATAAATAAAATTAAAGGTTATACAGGAGCTCCTTTTGGAACAAATGATACAAAATACTATTACAATATCAAGTATATGGGAACTCCTTTATTCAATATCACTCCGATAAAAGGCGGAATAAGCACATACGGCGATAGCATCTACTTTCTATCCAATAAAGCTCATACGGCTAACAATGACAGTTTAATGTTTTTACTCAAAATCAATACTACTATTCCAAATAGCCCTGTATTGAGCATGCAATTATGTACAGATGTTTTACCTTACACGCTTCCGCCCAATGCTCCCCAAAAAAACGATACTATTAAGCTAAACACAAATGATTGTCGTGTTTTAGATGGATTTTATCACAATCAAGAAATTCATTTTGTGATGAATGCCCGCCAAATGCCTGCTAATAGAAGCGCTGTGCTATACGGCAGAATAAAAAACCTCAATACAACTCGTAACATTGAAGAGATATTCATTCCTGATACTTTGCACAATGCTTATCCTTCTATTTGTTTTGCAGGTTTGACACCCACAGAAAAAAGTGTATTTATTGCTTTTAACCATAGTGGGGATAGTGTATTTGCGGGCTGTTCAGCCGTTTTTGTAGATGATGCCATGCAGTCTTCTTATCCTGTTCGCATAAAAATGGGCACTTCGCGGATGCGACAATTAGGTTCTCAACCTGAACGCTGGGGCGATTACACAGGAATTCAAAGAAAGTACAATCAAATCGGCGTAGCTTGGGCAGCCTGCTCACGAGCTATCATAAACGGAAGTGTAGGTAGACCCGAAGCTTGGGTGGCTAAACTTTCTCATCCTTTACTTTCTTCTATGTCCGACAATTGCTTTCCCTCTATAACTCAGACAACACTAGACCTAAGCATCTTTCCTAATCCTGTGCATAGTCAAATGACCGTTTCTTGGGAACATCCTTATAC
- the aroB gene encoding 3-dehydroquinate synthase, with product MIKVLKANAIHTVHASYPIYIGVEALSYLPKLLDQINPSFILILADENSVEHTLPVLKPYLSTKHPINIHLYSIPSGEENKTLHTCEKIWQYMLENHVDRNALIINLGGGTVSDIGGLVAGLYKRGILFINIPTTLLAQVDASIGGKVGVNLHNSKNQIGLFNTPESVIIDLIFLKTLPIRAFKSGYAEILKHGLIADRNYWEMCKSTKISELTTTSLTEIIYRSCEIKKSIVEEDAYEVDIRKWLNFGHTVGHAIESIYAQTETPLTHGEAIAIGMLVEAKLSTAVSMLSKAEFEEIENTILDFGYITKILPVPKNEFLKYLYQDKKNYQEQLRVTLLQAIGKAKENVPVSQEQLLNACIPYLDIQE from the coding sequence ATGATTAAAGTGCTTAAAGCTAATGCTATACATACTGTTCATGCGAGCTATCCCATTTACATAGGTGTGGAGGCACTTTCTTATCTTCCTAAGCTGTTAGATCAAATCAATCCCTCTTTTATACTCATTCTTGCAGATGAAAATAGCGTAGAACATACTTTACCTGTACTCAAACCATACTTATCTACTAAACATCCAATCAATATTCATTTATATTCTATTCCTTCGGGTGAAGAAAACAAAACTCTACATACTTGCGAAAAAATATGGCAATACATGTTAGAAAATCATGTAGATAGAAACGCACTTATCATCAATTTAGGTGGTGGAACAGTTTCAGATATTGGGGGTTTAGTAGCAGGCTTGTACAAACGAGGTATTCTTTTTATCAATATCCCTACTACTTTATTAGCCCAAGTAGATGCAAGTATAGGTGGGAAAGTAGGTGTAAATTTACACAATAGCAAAAATCAAATTGGATTGTTTAATACTCCTGAATCTGTAATTATTGACCTCATTTTTTTAAAGACATTGCCGATTAGGGCATTCAAATCAGGATACGCAGAAATTCTAAAACATGGGCTTATTGCAGATAGAAACTATTGGGAAATGTGTAAAAGTACTAAAATTAGTGAACTTACTACCACCTCTTTGACTGAAATTATCTATCGTTCCTGTGAGATAAAAAAAAGCATTGTGGAGGAAGATGCTTACGAAGTAGATATTCGCAAATGGCTTAATTTTGGGCATACCGTAGGACATGCCATAGAGAGTATTTATGCCCAAACAGAAACGCCCTTGACTCACGGAGAAGCCATTGCCATTGGTATGTTAGTAGAAGCTAAACTTTCTACTGCTGTGAGTATGCTTTCAAAAGCTGAATTTGAAGAAATAGAAAACACTATTTTGGATTTTGGGTATATTACTAAGATTTTGCCTGTACCCAAAAATGAATTTCTCAAGTACCTGTATCAAGATAAAAAAAATTATCAGGAGCAGCTACGAGTAACTTTATTGCAAGCTATTGGAAAAGCAAAAGAAAACGTACCTGTTAGCCAAGAGCAACTACTTAATGCCTGTATTCCCTACTTAGATATACAAGAATGA
- the crtY gene encoding lycopene beta-cyclase CrtY: MYSHYGCIFIGGGLSSILAAYTWLELGYSKPILIIEQNSYLCGNHTWSFNQTDILPQAWNLLQPLIDVSWQSYQVKFPKIERTVLIPYHTIFSQSLSKKIKDYAEKNSLLQIITGQRASVLRQDTSTIVVTQNNHSYTADWIFYATGNIATFTTTAYQKFVGLEVILAEPVSLPSPIIMDATVAQKDGFRFMYVLPFEPKRLLIEDTYYSLNQRLNVSTITDEIQEYAQNKGWKIVCIQRQEQGVLPIPLSQEKPACIHSNVLPLGMHANLFHVTTGYSLAANYNFIWQMYPFLEEKNLPAIWYQKLLEFHRSMQFYRIMNRFLFIAGKTDKRYRFLEAFYQRCNDAQIARFYAGKSTFQDKMHILSGKAPFRPSWYMLNALIGIRREID; this comes from the coding sequence ATGTATTCACATTATGGATGTATTTTCATCGGAGGAGGGTTGAGCAGCATATTAGCTGCTTACACTTGGCTAGAGTTGGGTTACTCGAAACCTATCTTAATCATTGAGCAAAATTCATATCTTTGTGGCAATCATACTTGGAGTTTTAATCAAACAGATATTCTACCTCAAGCTTGGAATTTATTACAACCTTTGATTGATGTATCTTGGCAGAGCTATCAAGTCAAATTTCCGAAAATAGAACGAACAGTGCTCATTCCCTACCACACTATTTTTTCACAAAGCTTGTCAAAAAAGATAAAAGACTATGCTGAAAAAAATTCGTTATTACAGATTATAACGGGACAAAGAGCATCTGTTTTGCGTCAGGATACATCGACAATTGTAGTAACTCAAAACAATCACTCTTATACAGCTGACTGGATTTTCTACGCCACAGGAAACATAGCAACTTTTACTACTACTGCTTATCAGAAGTTTGTAGGTTTAGAGGTAATTTTAGCTGAACCTGTTAGTTTACCTTCACCTATTATCATGGATGCTACTGTGGCACAAAAAGATGGTTTTAGATTCATGTATGTGCTGCCATTTGAACCTAAGCGATTGTTGATAGAGGATACTTATTATAGTTTGAATCAAAGGTTGAATGTATCCACTATAACCGACGAAATACAGGAATATGCTCAAAACAAAGGTTGGAAAATAGTGTGCATTCAAAGACAAGAACAAGGTGTTTTACCTATTCCGCTTAGTCAAGAAAAACCTGCTTGTATACATTCTAATGTACTCCCTCTGGGCATGCATGCGAATTTATTTCATGTAACTACGGGCTATTCTTTAGCAGCTAACTATAATTTTATTTGGCAAATGTATCCTTTTTTGGAAGAAAAAAATTTACCTGCTATTTGGTACCAAAAGTTACTTGAATTTCATAGGTCTATGCAATTTTATAGGATAATGAATCGTTTTTTATTTATAGCAGGAAAGACTGACAAACGATATAGATTTTTAGAAGCGTTTTACCAACGGTGCAACGATGCGCAAATTGCTCGATTTTATGCAGGAAAAAGCACTTTTCAAGATAAGATGCATATACTTTCAGGAAAAGCACCTTTTAGACCAAGCTGGTATATGCTCAATGCGCTAATAGGAATACGAAGAGAGATAGACTAA
- the dnaA gene encoding chromosomal replication initiator protein DnaA: MYSDIMEKEIVINNAQQIWADCLKIIKIKVPEKIYQAWFAPIIPIAFENDVLRLLLPNQACYQQLEGNYVDILAEALTNVIGQNAQLEYQIQQKLSNKEPIKPFVQQSFDSNLNEEYTFENFIEGDCNRMSKAAAMSIAERPGVMYNPLLVFGDVGLGKTHLVQAIGNHVKKKYPEKNVYYISSEKFISQFVDAIRENAVQSFNKFYEQIDVLIVDDVQFFSGKEKTQENFFHIFNTLHIQKKAIILTSDRPPKDLKGLEDRLVSRFSSGLTVDVQLPDYETRLAILEKKIAVGNDIVPHEVVQYIAQHVTTNIRELEGCLVSLLARSSFEKRTIDLQLAREVLMNITRNKPKEASIETIQIVVAQHFDLTVDDLNGVSRKKEIAVARQIAMYLCKKLTQNSYKVIGQKFGNRDHSTVIHAFQTIEDLSKTDKKLKETLSLLEMQIGQK; this comes from the coding sequence ATGTATTCAGACATCATGGAAAAAGAGATTGTAATAAATAATGCACAGCAAATATGGGCAGATTGCCTGAAAATTATTAAAATTAAAGTTCCAGAAAAAATATACCAGGCTTGGTTTGCACCCATCATTCCAATAGCATTTGAGAATGATGTGCTTCGTTTGCTACTACCTAACCAGGCTTGCTACCAACAGCTGGAAGGAAACTATGTAGACATACTTGCTGAAGCACTAACTAATGTAATTGGTCAGAACGCACAATTGGAATATCAGATTCAACAAAAACTCTCTAATAAAGAACCTATCAAGCCATTTGTCCAACAAAGTTTTGACAGTAACCTCAATGAAGAATATACTTTTGAGAATTTTATAGAAGGTGATTGTAACCGCATGAGCAAAGCGGCAGCTATGTCTATTGCTGAAAGACCTGGAGTAATGTATAATCCTTTACTAGTATTTGGGGATGTAGGATTGGGAAAAACCCACTTAGTACAAGCCATTGGTAACCACGTTAAAAAGAAATATCCTGAAAAAAATGTCTATTACATCTCTTCGGAAAAGTTCATTAGTCAGTTTGTAGATGCTATACGCGAAAACGCAGTTCAAAGCTTTAATAAGTTTTACGAACAAATTGATGTTCTGATTGTAGATGATGTTCAGTTTTTTAGTGGCAAAGAAAAAACCCAAGAGAACTTTTTTCATATATTCAATACTCTACACATTCAGAAAAAAGCCATAATACTTACTTCGGACCGCCCACCTAAAGATCTAAAAGGTTTAGAAGATAGGTTAGTTTCTCGTTTCAGTTCAGGTTTAACAGTAGATGTACAACTCCCTGATTATGAAACTCGCTTAGCTATTTTAGAGAAAAAAATTGCTGTGGGAAATGATATTGTACCTCACGAAGTGGTACAATATATTGCACAACATGTAACTACAAACATCCGTGAATTAGAGGGGTGCTTAGTGTCTTTATTAGCCCGAAGTTCTTTTGAAAAACGCACTATTGACTTGCAACTTGCTCGAGAAGTCTTAATGAACATTACTCGTAATAAACCCAAAGAAGCTAGTATTGAAACTATACAAATTGTAGTAGCTCAACATTTTGATTTAACTGTGGATGATCTCAATGGTGTCTCCCGAAAAAAAGAAATAGCTGTTGCAAGACAAATTGCTATGTATTTATGCAAAAAGCTCACTCAAAATTCGTACAAAGTCATAGGACAAAAATTTGGAAACCGTGATCACAGTACAGTGATACATGCTTTTCAAACCATTGAGGATTTGTCTAAAACAGATAAAAAACTTAAAGAAACACTTAGCTTATTAGAAATGCAAATTGGACAAAAATGA